The Glycine max cultivar Williams 82 chromosome 12, Glycine_max_v4.0, whole genome shotgun sequence genome window below encodes:
- the LOC100802939 gene encoding uncharacterized protein isoform X1: MYLRRIQCRDRTWALVLQPSKYFFRPRFSDQRYFQSLSPKTTVEEYASHGRIIRKHLLGLDLCRHTSSRNSFTVPDRRPSLCLNSTQLRAYSSESDGRNASEDKHVNVNDGANFDKGQKQQEKFGKDVKYSNAHARLGEQEQEEWLNNEKLSIESKRRESPFLTTRDKFKKEFMRRIIPWEKINISWDTFPYHIHENTKNLLVECAASHLRHNKLASSFGSRLTSSSGRILLQSIPGTELYRERLVRALAQDLQVPLLVLDNSILAPYDIDDDLSSDYESDEDNAESGEEGSLESENEDDNDATNEEEWASSTETKSDASDNEDAIAAAEAHLKKVKAAVIRKLVPYNVGEFEKIVSGESENSESSKSNDAKSSDQSGCQLRKGDRVKYIGPSVKVRDEDRIILGKIPISDGTTNAYTIIHGRWVGEGRRLRYCELCSLRGPLTKGQRGEVYEVNGDRVAVILDINEDRVNEGEVENLNEDHTKPPIYWIHVKDIENDLDAQSHDCYIAVEALCEVLHRKQPLIVYFPDSSQWLHKAVPKSHRNEFFHKVEEMFDRLSGPIVFICGQNKIQSGSKEKEEFTMILPNFGRVAKLPLSLKHLTEGIKGDKTSEDDEINKLFSNVLSILPPKDENLLATFKKQLEEDKKIVTSRSNLNALRKVLEEHQLSCMDLLLVNTDSIILTKHKAEKVVGWAKNHYLSSCLLPSIKGERLYLPRESLEIAVSRLKGQETMSRKPSQSLKNLAKDEFESNFISAVVPPGEIGVKFDDIGALEDVKKALNELVILPMRRPELFSRGNLLRPCKGILLFGPPGTGKTLLAKALATEAGANFISITGSTLTSKWFGDAEKLTKALFSFASKLAPVIVFVDEVDSLLGARGGAFEHEATRRMRNEFMAAWDGLRSKENQRILILGATNRPFDLDDAVIRRLPRRIYVDLPDAENRMKILRIFLAQENLNFDFQFDKLANFTDGYSGSDLKNLCIAAAYRPVQELLEEEKKRASNDTTSVLRPLNLDDFIQAKSKVGPSVAYDATSMNELRKWNEMYGEGGSRTKAPFGFGT, from the exons ATGTACTTGAGGAGAATACAATGCAGAGATCGGACATGGGCTTTGGTGTTGCAGCCATCGAAATACTTCTTTAGGCCAAGATTCTCTGATCAACGATATTTTCAATCTTTGTCCCCTAAGACCACTGTGGAAGAATATGCTTCACATGGAAGGATCATCAGAAAACATCTTTTAGGCTTAGATTTATGTAGGCATACTTCATCTAGAAATAGTTTCACTGTTCCGGACCGAAGGCCTAGTTTATGTCTTAACAGTACTCAGTTACGTGCCTATAGTTCTGAAAGTGATGGAAGAAATGCAAGTGAGGATAAACATGTAAATGTTAATGATGGAGCTAACTTTGATAAAGGACAGAAACAACAAGAGAAGTTTGGGAAAGATGTCAAGTACAGCAATGCACATGCACGACTTGGAGAACAGGAACAAGAGGAATGGCTTAATAATGAGAAGCTTTCTATAGAAAGTAAAAGGAGAGAATCACCATTTTTGACAACAAGGGATAAGTTTAAAAAAGAGTTTATGAGAAGAATTATTCCTTGGGAGAAGATAAACATTTCCTGGGACACATTTCCTTATCACATTCA TGAGAATACCAAAAATCTTCTGGTGGAATGTGCTGCTTCCCATTTGAGACATAATAAGCTTGCTTCATCTTTTGGCAGTCGCCTCACATCTTCAAGTGGGAGAATATTGCTTCAGAGCATTCCTG GAACTGAGCTGTATCGTGAGAGATTGGTTAGGGCTCTTGCACAAGATTTACAAGTTCCTCTGTTAGTGCTTGATAACAGCATTCTTGCTCCTTAT GATATTGATGATGATTTATCATCAGATTACGAGTCTGACGAGGATAATGCAGAGTCTGGGGAGGAGGGTTCTTTGGAATCAGAGAATGAGGATGATAATGATGCTACAAATGAAGAAGAGTGGGCTAGCAGTACCGAGACCAAGTCAGATGCAAGTGATAATGAAGATGCAATAGCGGCTGCTGAAGCACACCTTAAGAAGGTTAAAGCAGCTGTTATTCGGAAACTTGTTCCTTACAATGTTGGAGAATTTGAAAAG ATAGTGTCTGGTGAATCTGAGAATTCTGAGTCATCTAAGTCTAATGATGCCAAATCTTCTGATCAATCTGGATGCCAGCTAAGAAAAG GTGACCGTGTGAAGTACATTGGGCCATCTGTTAAAGTTAGAGACGAGGATAG GATCATACTGGGGAAGATACCGATATCTGATGGTACAACTAATGCTTATACTATTATACATGGCAGGTGGGTTG GAGAAGGAAGGAGGCTAAGGTATTGTGAGTTGTGCTCTCTACGAGG GCCTTTAACTAAAGGTCAGAGAGGAGAGGTATATGAGGTTAATGGAGATCGAGTTGCTGTCATCTTGGATATTAATGAAGATAGGGTCAATGAGGGCGAGGTGGAGAACCTTAATGAGGATCATACAAAACCCCCAATTTATTGGATACATG TTAAGGACATTGAGAATGATCTTGATGCTCAATCACATGATTGCTACATAGCAGTGGAGGCTTTATGTGAG GTTTTGCATCGCAAACAACCTCTTATTGTCTATTTTCCGGACAGTTCACAATGGTTACATAAAGCTGTTCCTAAGTCACACCGAAATGAGTTTTTTCATAAGGTTGAAGAGATGTTTGACCGGTTATCTGGCCCTATAGTGTTCATTTGTGGGCAAAACAAAATTCAGTCAggatcaaaggagaaagaagaattc ACAATGATACTTCCGAACTTTGGACGTGTTGCTAAGCTG CCTCTTTCTCTGAAGCATTTAACTGAGGGAATTAAAGGGGACAAGACATCAGAAGATGATGAAATTAACAAGCTCTTCTCCAATGTTTTGAGTATACTTCCACCTAAG GATGAGAATCTGCTGGCAACATTCAAGAAACAACTTGAGGAAGATAAGAAAATTGTGACTTCACGTAGTAATTTGAATGCATTACGGAAG GTTCTCGAAGAACATCAGCTATCCTGCATGGACCTTTTGCTTGTAAATACTGATAGCATCATTTTGACAAAGCATA AAGCTGAAAAAGTGGTAGGCTGGGCAAAAAATCATTACTTGTCATCATGCTTGCTTCCTTCTATTAAAGGAGAAAGATTGTACCTACCTCGTGAAAG TCTGGAAATTGCAGTCTCAAGATTGAAGGGCCAGGAAACTATGTCACGGAAGCCTTCTCAAAGCCTCaag AACCTTGCAAAGGATGAGTTTGAGAGCAATTTCATTTCAGCTGTAGTACCTCCTGGTGAAATTGGGGTGAAATTTGATGACATAGGTGCTCTTGAAGATGTGAAAAAGGCACTTAATGAACTCGTTATTCTTCCAATGAGAAGGCCAGAGCTTTTCTCTCGTGGAAATCTGTTGCGG CCCTGTAAAGGAATTTTACTTTTTGGTCCTCCTGGCACTGGGAAAACCCTTCTGGCCAAGGCACTTGCAACTGAAGCTGGTGCAAATTTTATCAGCATAACTGGTTCGACCCTTACTTCAAAG TGGTTCGGAGATGCTGAAAAACTAACCAAAGCTCTTTTCTCATTTGCCAGCAAGCTTGCTCCTGTCATTGTATTTGTCGATGAG GTTGACAGTTTGCTTGGTGCTCGAGGTGGTGCTTTTGAGCATGAGGCCACTAGAAGAATGAGGAACGAGTTTATGGCAGCTTGGGATGGATTGAGGTCAAAAGAAAACCAAAGAATCCTTATTCTAGGTGCAACAAACCGGCCATTTGACCTTGATGATGCTGTTATTCGTCGCTTACCAAGAAG GATATATGTTGATTTACCGGATGCTGAAAACCGAATGAAGATTTTAAGAATCTTTCTTGCacaagaaaatttgaattttgattttcagTTTGACAAACTTGCAAACTTCACTGATGGATACTCTGGCAGTGATTTGAAG AACCTCTGTATTGCTGCGGCATATAGACCTGTTCAAGAACtcttagaggaagaaaagaag AGAGCCAGTAATGATACAACTTCGGTACTAAGGCCTCTTAATTTGGATGATTTTATTCAGGCAAAATCCAAg GTGGGTCCATCAGTTGCGTATGATGCAACAAGCATGAATGAGTTGAGGAAGTGGAACGAAATGTACGGAGAAGGAGGTAGTAGAACAAAAGCGCCATTTGGATTTGGGACCTGA
- the LOC100802939 gene encoding uncharacterized protein isoform X2, with product MYLRRIQCRDRTWALVLQPSKYFFRPRFSDQRYFQSLSPKTTVEEYASHGRIIRKHLLGLDLCRHTSSRNSFTVPDRRPSLCLNSTQLRAYSSESDGRNASEDKHVNVNDGANFDKGQKQQEKFGKDVKYSNAHARLGEQEQEEWLNNEKLSIESKRRESPFLTTRDKFKKEFMRRIIPWEKINISWDTFPYHIHENTKNLLVECAASHLRHNKLASSFGSRLTSSSGRILLQSIPGTELYRERLVRALAQDLQVPLLVLDNSILAPYDIDDDLSSDYESDEDNAESGEEGSLESENEDDNDATNEEEWASSTETKSDASDNEDAIAAAEAHLKKVKAAVIRKLVPYNVGEFEKIVSGESENSESSKSNDAKSSDQSGCQLRKGDRVKYIGPSVKVRDEDRIILGKIPISDGTTNAYTIIHGRWVGEGRRLRYCELCSLRGPLTKGQRGEVYEVNGDRVAVILDINEDRVNEGEVENLNEDHTKPPIYWIHVKDIENDLDAQSHDCYIAVEALCEVLHRKQPLIVYFPDSSQWLHKAVPKSHRNEFFHKVEEMFDRLSGPIVFICGQNKIQSGSKEKEEFTMILPNFGRVAKLHLTEGIKGDKTSEDDEINKLFSNVLSILPPKDENLLATFKKQLEEDKKIVTSRSNLNALRKVLEEHQLSCMDLLLVNTDSIILTKHKAEKVVGWAKNHYLSSCLLPSIKGERLYLPRESLEIAVSRLKGQETMSRKPSQSLKNLAKDEFESNFISAVVPPGEIGVKFDDIGALEDVKKALNELVILPMRRPELFSRGNLLRPCKGILLFGPPGTGKTLLAKALATEAGANFISITGSTLTSKWFGDAEKLTKALFSFASKLAPVIVFVDEVDSLLGARGGAFEHEATRRMRNEFMAAWDGLRSKENQRILILGATNRPFDLDDAVIRRLPRRIYVDLPDAENRMKILRIFLAQENLNFDFQFDKLANFTDGYSGSDLKNLCIAAAYRPVQELLEEEKKRASNDTTSVLRPLNLDDFIQAKSKVGPSVAYDATSMNELRKWNEMYGEGGSRTKAPFGFGT from the exons ATGTACTTGAGGAGAATACAATGCAGAGATCGGACATGGGCTTTGGTGTTGCAGCCATCGAAATACTTCTTTAGGCCAAGATTCTCTGATCAACGATATTTTCAATCTTTGTCCCCTAAGACCACTGTGGAAGAATATGCTTCACATGGAAGGATCATCAGAAAACATCTTTTAGGCTTAGATTTATGTAGGCATACTTCATCTAGAAATAGTTTCACTGTTCCGGACCGAAGGCCTAGTTTATGTCTTAACAGTACTCAGTTACGTGCCTATAGTTCTGAAAGTGATGGAAGAAATGCAAGTGAGGATAAACATGTAAATGTTAATGATGGAGCTAACTTTGATAAAGGACAGAAACAACAAGAGAAGTTTGGGAAAGATGTCAAGTACAGCAATGCACATGCACGACTTGGAGAACAGGAACAAGAGGAATGGCTTAATAATGAGAAGCTTTCTATAGAAAGTAAAAGGAGAGAATCACCATTTTTGACAACAAGGGATAAGTTTAAAAAAGAGTTTATGAGAAGAATTATTCCTTGGGAGAAGATAAACATTTCCTGGGACACATTTCCTTATCACATTCA TGAGAATACCAAAAATCTTCTGGTGGAATGTGCTGCTTCCCATTTGAGACATAATAAGCTTGCTTCATCTTTTGGCAGTCGCCTCACATCTTCAAGTGGGAGAATATTGCTTCAGAGCATTCCTG GAACTGAGCTGTATCGTGAGAGATTGGTTAGGGCTCTTGCACAAGATTTACAAGTTCCTCTGTTAGTGCTTGATAACAGCATTCTTGCTCCTTAT GATATTGATGATGATTTATCATCAGATTACGAGTCTGACGAGGATAATGCAGAGTCTGGGGAGGAGGGTTCTTTGGAATCAGAGAATGAGGATGATAATGATGCTACAAATGAAGAAGAGTGGGCTAGCAGTACCGAGACCAAGTCAGATGCAAGTGATAATGAAGATGCAATAGCGGCTGCTGAAGCACACCTTAAGAAGGTTAAAGCAGCTGTTATTCGGAAACTTGTTCCTTACAATGTTGGAGAATTTGAAAAG ATAGTGTCTGGTGAATCTGAGAATTCTGAGTCATCTAAGTCTAATGATGCCAAATCTTCTGATCAATCTGGATGCCAGCTAAGAAAAG GTGACCGTGTGAAGTACATTGGGCCATCTGTTAAAGTTAGAGACGAGGATAG GATCATACTGGGGAAGATACCGATATCTGATGGTACAACTAATGCTTATACTATTATACATGGCAGGTGGGTTG GAGAAGGAAGGAGGCTAAGGTATTGTGAGTTGTGCTCTCTACGAGG GCCTTTAACTAAAGGTCAGAGAGGAGAGGTATATGAGGTTAATGGAGATCGAGTTGCTGTCATCTTGGATATTAATGAAGATAGGGTCAATGAGGGCGAGGTGGAGAACCTTAATGAGGATCATACAAAACCCCCAATTTATTGGATACATG TTAAGGACATTGAGAATGATCTTGATGCTCAATCACATGATTGCTACATAGCAGTGGAGGCTTTATGTGAG GTTTTGCATCGCAAACAACCTCTTATTGTCTATTTTCCGGACAGTTCACAATGGTTACATAAAGCTGTTCCTAAGTCACACCGAAATGAGTTTTTTCATAAGGTTGAAGAGATGTTTGACCGGTTATCTGGCCCTATAGTGTTCATTTGTGGGCAAAACAAAATTCAGTCAggatcaaaggagaaagaagaattc ACAATGATACTTCCGAACTTTGGACGTGTTGCTAAGCTG CATTTAACTGAGGGAATTAAAGGGGACAAGACATCAGAAGATGATGAAATTAACAAGCTCTTCTCCAATGTTTTGAGTATACTTCCACCTAAG GATGAGAATCTGCTGGCAACATTCAAGAAACAACTTGAGGAAGATAAGAAAATTGTGACTTCACGTAGTAATTTGAATGCATTACGGAAG GTTCTCGAAGAACATCAGCTATCCTGCATGGACCTTTTGCTTGTAAATACTGATAGCATCATTTTGACAAAGCATA AAGCTGAAAAAGTGGTAGGCTGGGCAAAAAATCATTACTTGTCATCATGCTTGCTTCCTTCTATTAAAGGAGAAAGATTGTACCTACCTCGTGAAAG TCTGGAAATTGCAGTCTCAAGATTGAAGGGCCAGGAAACTATGTCACGGAAGCCTTCTCAAAGCCTCaag AACCTTGCAAAGGATGAGTTTGAGAGCAATTTCATTTCAGCTGTAGTACCTCCTGGTGAAATTGGGGTGAAATTTGATGACATAGGTGCTCTTGAAGATGTGAAAAAGGCACTTAATGAACTCGTTATTCTTCCAATGAGAAGGCCAGAGCTTTTCTCTCGTGGAAATCTGTTGCGG CCCTGTAAAGGAATTTTACTTTTTGGTCCTCCTGGCACTGGGAAAACCCTTCTGGCCAAGGCACTTGCAACTGAAGCTGGTGCAAATTTTATCAGCATAACTGGTTCGACCCTTACTTCAAAG TGGTTCGGAGATGCTGAAAAACTAACCAAAGCTCTTTTCTCATTTGCCAGCAAGCTTGCTCCTGTCATTGTATTTGTCGATGAG GTTGACAGTTTGCTTGGTGCTCGAGGTGGTGCTTTTGAGCATGAGGCCACTAGAAGAATGAGGAACGAGTTTATGGCAGCTTGGGATGGATTGAGGTCAAAAGAAAACCAAAGAATCCTTATTCTAGGTGCAACAAACCGGCCATTTGACCTTGATGATGCTGTTATTCGTCGCTTACCAAGAAG GATATATGTTGATTTACCGGATGCTGAAAACCGAATGAAGATTTTAAGAATCTTTCTTGCacaagaaaatttgaattttgattttcagTTTGACAAACTTGCAAACTTCACTGATGGATACTCTGGCAGTGATTTGAAG AACCTCTGTATTGCTGCGGCATATAGACCTGTTCAAGAACtcttagaggaagaaaagaag AGAGCCAGTAATGATACAACTTCGGTACTAAGGCCTCTTAATTTGGATGATTTTATTCAGGCAAAATCCAAg GTGGGTCCATCAGTTGCGTATGATGCAACAAGCATGAATGAGTTGAGGAAGTGGAACGAAATGTACGGAGAAGGAGGTAGTAGAACAAAAGCGCCATTTGGATTTGGGACCTGA
- the LOC100802939 gene encoding uncharacterized protein isoform X9, whose product MYLRRIQCRDRTWALVLQPSKYFFRPRFSDQRYFQSLSPKTTVEEYASHGRIIRKHLLGLDLCRHTSSRNSFTVPDRRPSLCLNSTQLRAYSSESDGRNASEDKHVNVNDGANFDKGQKQQEKFGKDVKYSNAHARLGEQEQEEWLNNEKLSIESKRRESPFLTTRDKFKKEFMRRIIPWEKINISWDTFPYHIHENTKNLLVECAASHLRHNKLASSFGSRLTSSSGRILLQSIPGTELYRERLVRALAQDLQVPLLVLDNSILAPYDIDDDLSSDYESDEDNAESGEEGSLESENEDDNDATNEEEWASSTETKSDASDNEDAIAAAEAHLKKVKAAVIRKLVPYNVGEFEKIVSGESENSESSKSNDAKSSDQSGCQLRKGDRVKYIGPSVKVRDEDRIILGKIPISDGTTNAYTIIHGRWVGEGRRLRYCELCSLRGPLTKGQRGEVYEVNGDRVAVILDINEDRVNEGEVENLNEDHTKPPIYWIHVKDIENDLDAQSHDCYIAVEALCEVLHRKQPLIVYFPDSSQWLHKAVPKSHRNEFFHKVEEMFDRLSGPIVFICGQNKIQSGSKEKEEFTMILPNFGRVAKLPLSLKHLTEGIKGDKTSEDDEINKLFSNVLSILPPKDENLLATFKKQLEEDKKIVTSRSNLNALRKVLEEHQLSCMDLLLVNTDSIILTKHKAEKVVGWAKNHYLSSCLLPSIKGERLYLPRESLEIAVSRLKGQETMSRKPSQSLKNLAKDEFESNFISAVVPPGEIGVKFDDIGALEDVKKALNELVILPMRRPELFSRGNLLRPCKGILLFGPPGTGKTLLAKALATEAGANFISITGSTLTSKQACSCHCICR is encoded by the exons ATGTACTTGAGGAGAATACAATGCAGAGATCGGACATGGGCTTTGGTGTTGCAGCCATCGAAATACTTCTTTAGGCCAAGATTCTCTGATCAACGATATTTTCAATCTTTGTCCCCTAAGACCACTGTGGAAGAATATGCTTCACATGGAAGGATCATCAGAAAACATCTTTTAGGCTTAGATTTATGTAGGCATACTTCATCTAGAAATAGTTTCACTGTTCCGGACCGAAGGCCTAGTTTATGTCTTAACAGTACTCAGTTACGTGCCTATAGTTCTGAAAGTGATGGAAGAAATGCAAGTGAGGATAAACATGTAAATGTTAATGATGGAGCTAACTTTGATAAAGGACAGAAACAACAAGAGAAGTTTGGGAAAGATGTCAAGTACAGCAATGCACATGCACGACTTGGAGAACAGGAACAAGAGGAATGGCTTAATAATGAGAAGCTTTCTATAGAAAGTAAAAGGAGAGAATCACCATTTTTGACAACAAGGGATAAGTTTAAAAAAGAGTTTATGAGAAGAATTATTCCTTGGGAGAAGATAAACATTTCCTGGGACACATTTCCTTATCACATTCA TGAGAATACCAAAAATCTTCTGGTGGAATGTGCTGCTTCCCATTTGAGACATAATAAGCTTGCTTCATCTTTTGGCAGTCGCCTCACATCTTCAAGTGGGAGAATATTGCTTCAGAGCATTCCTG GAACTGAGCTGTATCGTGAGAGATTGGTTAGGGCTCTTGCACAAGATTTACAAGTTCCTCTGTTAGTGCTTGATAACAGCATTCTTGCTCCTTAT GATATTGATGATGATTTATCATCAGATTACGAGTCTGACGAGGATAATGCAGAGTCTGGGGAGGAGGGTTCTTTGGAATCAGAGAATGAGGATGATAATGATGCTACAAATGAAGAAGAGTGGGCTAGCAGTACCGAGACCAAGTCAGATGCAAGTGATAATGAAGATGCAATAGCGGCTGCTGAAGCACACCTTAAGAAGGTTAAAGCAGCTGTTATTCGGAAACTTGTTCCTTACAATGTTGGAGAATTTGAAAAG ATAGTGTCTGGTGAATCTGAGAATTCTGAGTCATCTAAGTCTAATGATGCCAAATCTTCTGATCAATCTGGATGCCAGCTAAGAAAAG GTGACCGTGTGAAGTACATTGGGCCATCTGTTAAAGTTAGAGACGAGGATAG GATCATACTGGGGAAGATACCGATATCTGATGGTACAACTAATGCTTATACTATTATACATGGCAGGTGGGTTG GAGAAGGAAGGAGGCTAAGGTATTGTGAGTTGTGCTCTCTACGAGG GCCTTTAACTAAAGGTCAGAGAGGAGAGGTATATGAGGTTAATGGAGATCGAGTTGCTGTCATCTTGGATATTAATGAAGATAGGGTCAATGAGGGCGAGGTGGAGAACCTTAATGAGGATCATACAAAACCCCCAATTTATTGGATACATG TTAAGGACATTGAGAATGATCTTGATGCTCAATCACATGATTGCTACATAGCAGTGGAGGCTTTATGTGAG GTTTTGCATCGCAAACAACCTCTTATTGTCTATTTTCCGGACAGTTCACAATGGTTACATAAAGCTGTTCCTAAGTCACACCGAAATGAGTTTTTTCATAAGGTTGAAGAGATGTTTGACCGGTTATCTGGCCCTATAGTGTTCATTTGTGGGCAAAACAAAATTCAGTCAggatcaaaggagaaagaagaattc ACAATGATACTTCCGAACTTTGGACGTGTTGCTAAGCTG CCTCTTTCTCTGAAGCATTTAACTGAGGGAATTAAAGGGGACAAGACATCAGAAGATGATGAAATTAACAAGCTCTTCTCCAATGTTTTGAGTATACTTCCACCTAAG GATGAGAATCTGCTGGCAACATTCAAGAAACAACTTGAGGAAGATAAGAAAATTGTGACTTCACGTAGTAATTTGAATGCATTACGGAAG GTTCTCGAAGAACATCAGCTATCCTGCATGGACCTTTTGCTTGTAAATACTGATAGCATCATTTTGACAAAGCATA AAGCTGAAAAAGTGGTAGGCTGGGCAAAAAATCATTACTTGTCATCATGCTTGCTTCCTTCTATTAAAGGAGAAAGATTGTACCTACCTCGTGAAAG TCTGGAAATTGCAGTCTCAAGATTGAAGGGCCAGGAAACTATGTCACGGAAGCCTTCTCAAAGCCTCaag AACCTTGCAAAGGATGAGTTTGAGAGCAATTTCATTTCAGCTGTAGTACCTCCTGGTGAAATTGGGGTGAAATTTGATGACATAGGTGCTCTTGAAGATGTGAAAAAGGCACTTAATGAACTCGTTATTCTTCCAATGAGAAGGCCAGAGCTTTTCTCTCGTGGAAATCTGTTGCGG CCCTGTAAAGGAATTTTACTTTTTGGTCCTCCTGGCACTGGGAAAACCCTTCTGGCCAAGGCACTTGCAACTGAAGCTGGTGCAAATTTTATCAGCATAACTGGTTCGACCCTTACTTCAAAG CAAGCTTGCTCCTGTCATTGTATTTGTCGATGA